Proteins from a single region of Allocatelliglobosispora scoriae:
- a CDS encoding toll/interleukin-1 receptor domain-containing protein has translation MTGHVFISYSHRQDGAYVDRLAAHLTAAGLPVWYDREIVSSHRWDRVIQEKIDTCAAFVVVMTPQAYESEWVSREIIQAQSRARPIFPLLLRGDRFFALANIQSEDVTGGRLPSPQFLAQLRALADGRPPQMGALPLGQPVRPAPPQAPPQRSKRARPLLWAAVAVSLVAALGIACLGPGLSFVGTMIGQFPDLGRNSPAPSPSTPGQIVVRASGKAPWTVRGYGYEFSVTRITHATGPFGPNEGKPCLLVVASVERFAAEDHRSMRLVVIDDKHRILGADPFSGKGSLEPPLHQKTQFETVVVVQGTGAATLTFTVRGAFWPDGQDLILEGVPVPR, from the coding sequence GTGACCGGTCATGTGTTCATCAGTTATAGTCACCGGCAGGACGGCGCCTATGTCGACCGGCTGGCAGCTCATCTGACCGCCGCCGGCCTGCCCGTCTGGTATGACCGGGAGATCGTCTCCAGTCATCGGTGGGACCGGGTCATCCAGGAGAAGATCGACACGTGTGCGGCGTTCGTCGTCGTCATGACCCCGCAGGCGTACGAGTCGGAGTGGGTCTCGCGGGAGATCATCCAGGCCCAGTCCCGAGCGCGTCCCATCTTCCCGCTGCTGCTGCGCGGCGACCGGTTCTTCGCCCTTGCCAACATCCAGTCCGAGGACGTCACCGGCGGGCGCCTGCCCAGTCCGCAGTTCCTCGCCCAGCTCCGAGCACTCGCTGATGGCCGTCCGCCACAGATGGGTGCCCTACCCCTCGGTCAGCCGGTGCGTCCTGCGCCCCCGCAGGCTCCTCCCCAACGGTCGAAGCGCGCCCGCCCGCTGCTGTGGGCTGCGGTGGCGGTGAGCCTCGTCGCGGCGCTCGGCATCGCCTGCCTGGGCCCGGGGCTCTCGTTCGTGGGGACGATGATCGGTCAGTTCCCGGACCTCGGCCGGAACAGCCCCGCCCCTTCGCCGTCGACACCGGGGCAGATCGTCGTACGGGCGAGCGGCAAAGCCCCATGGACGGTCCGCGGATACGGCTACGAGTTCTCGGTCACCAGAATCACGCATGCCACCGGCCCGTTCGGACCCAACGAGGGCAAGCCGTGCCTGCTGGTGGTGGCCTCTGTCGAACGCTTCGCGGCCGAGGACCACAGGTCCATGCGGCTGGTCGTCATCGACGACAAGCACAGGATCCTCGGCGCGGACCCGTTCTCCGGGAAGGGCAGCCTGGAACCGCCGCTGCATCAGAAGACGCAGTTCGAGACCGTCGTGGTCGTCCAGGGGACCGGCGCGGCGACGCTGACGTTCACCGTTCGAGGAGCTTTCTGGCCGGATGGACAGGACTTGATCCTGGAGGGCGTCCCCGTTCCCCGCTGA
- a CDS encoding IclR family transcriptional regulator, with the protein MSGVGVLDKAVVILAACVDGASLAELVDRTKLPRATAHRLAQALEIHRMLVRDTQGRWRPGPRLGELANAAPDVLLTAAEPLLAALRDNTGESAQLYLRRADERICVASAERASGLRDTVPVGAILPMTAGSAAQVLLAWEPPEAVMPLLPRCKFTGKTLAEVRRRGWAQSVAERELGVASVSAPIRDRTGRVIASISVSGPIERLGKRPGDRHAMAVVRAGQRLSGL; encoded by the coding sequence ATGAGTGGCGTCGGCGTCCTTGACAAGGCGGTAGTGATCCTTGCCGCCTGTGTCGATGGCGCCAGCCTGGCTGAACTCGTTGATCGCACCAAGCTGCCGAGAGCAACGGCGCACCGGCTGGCGCAGGCGTTGGAGATCCATCGGATGCTGGTTCGGGACACGCAGGGACGCTGGCGTCCAGGCCCCCGCCTAGGGGAGTTGGCGAACGCCGCTCCCGATGTCCTGCTGACCGCAGCAGAGCCCCTCCTCGCTGCGCTCCGTGACAACACGGGCGAAAGCGCGCAACTTTACCTTCGACGGGCGGATGAGCGCATCTGCGTGGCCTCCGCCGAGCGCGCCTCCGGGCTGCGCGACACCGTGCCGGTCGGCGCGATACTGCCCATGACGGCCGGTTCCGCCGCTCAGGTGCTGCTGGCCTGGGAGCCGCCCGAGGCCGTCATGCCCCTGCTGCCCCGGTGCAAGTTCACCGGCAAAACCCTCGCCGAGGTACGCCGTAGGGGCTGGGCGCAGTCCGTCGCCGAGCGCGAGCTGGGCGTGGCGAGCGTCTCCGCCCCGATCCGGGACCGGACCGGGCGCGTGATCGCCTCGATCAGCGTCTCCGGACCCATCGAGCGCCTCGGCAAGCGCCCCGGCGACCGGCACGCCATGGCGGTCGTCCGAGCAGGTCAGCGCCTGTCCGGCCTATAG
- the leuC gene encoding 3-isopropylmalate dehydratase large subunit encodes MVGDTVNRTLAQKVWDAHVVHRAAGEPDLLYIDLHLLHEVTSPQAFDGLRMAGRGVRRPDLTIATEDHNTPTDNLIKILDPVSRTQIETLRRNCADFGVKLHPLGDPVQGVVHVMGPQQGLTQPGMTIVCGDSHTSTHGAFGALAFGIGTSEVEHVLATQTLSQGTPKQMAVNFVGDLQPGVTAKDLILALITQVGTGGGRGHVVEYRGPVIEALSMEGRMTISNMSIEWGAKAGLIAPDETTFAWLKGRPYAPQGDLWDAAVEHWRTLRTDEGARFDTEITLDVSSVTPFVTWGTNPGQGAPLSGDVPDPASFDDLGERGAAERALEYMGLTAGQRLRDVAVDVVFVGSCTNGRLEDLRAAASVIKGRKVAEGVRMLVVPGSAAVRAAAEAEGLDEIFVEAGAEWRFAGCSMCLGMNPDTLKPGQRSASTSNRNFEGRQGRGGRTHLVSPPVAAATAVVGRLAAPSDLN; translated from the coding sequence ATGGTGGGAGATACCGTGAACAGGACCCTCGCCCAGAAGGTCTGGGACGCACACGTCGTACACCGAGCGGCCGGCGAACCCGACCTGCTCTACATCGACCTGCATCTTCTCCATGAGGTGACCAGCCCGCAGGCCTTCGACGGCCTCCGGATGGCCGGCCGTGGGGTGCGCCGACCCGACCTGACGATCGCGACCGAGGACCACAACACCCCGACCGACAATCTCATCAAGATTCTCGATCCAGTCAGCCGGACGCAGATTGAGACACTGCGTCGAAACTGCGCCGACTTCGGCGTGAAACTCCACCCGCTCGGCGATCCCGTCCAGGGCGTCGTCCACGTGATGGGGCCGCAGCAGGGACTTACCCAGCCGGGCATGACGATCGTCTGCGGTGACTCGCACACGTCCACGCACGGCGCCTTCGGCGCGCTCGCCTTCGGCATCGGCACCAGCGAGGTCGAGCACGTGCTGGCGACGCAGACCCTCTCGCAGGGCACGCCGAAGCAGATGGCCGTCAACTTCGTCGGCGACCTGCAGCCCGGCGTCACCGCCAAGGACCTGATCCTGGCGCTGATCACCCAGGTCGGCACGGGCGGCGGCCGCGGCCACGTCGTGGAGTACCGCGGTCCGGTCATCGAGGCGCTCTCCATGGAGGGCCGGATGACCATCTCGAACATGTCGATCGAGTGGGGCGCCAAGGCCGGCCTCATCGCGCCCGACGAGACCACCTTCGCCTGGCTCAAGGGCCGTCCCTACGCGCCGCAGGGCGACCTGTGGGACGCCGCCGTCGAGCACTGGCGCACGCTGCGCACCGACGAGGGCGCCCGCTTCGACACCGAGATCACGCTCGACGTGAGCTCCGTGACGCCGTTCGTCACCTGGGGCACCAACCCGGGCCAGGGCGCGCCGCTCAGCGGCGATGTGCCGGACCCGGCCTCCTTCGACGACCTGGGCGAGCGAGGCGCCGCCGAGCGGGCCCTGGAGTACATGGGCCTCACCGCCGGTCAGCGCCTGCGCGACGTCGCCGTGGACGTGGTCTTCGTCGGCTCCTGCACCAACGGGCGCCTGGAGGACCTGCGGGCCGCCGCCTCCGTCATCAAGGGCCGCAAGGTCGCCGAGGGCGTGCGGATGCTCGTCGTGCCCGGTTCCGCCGCGGTGCGGGCCGCCGCTGAGGCGGAAGGGCTCGACGAGATCTTCGTCGAGGCGGGTGCCGAGTGGCGCTTCGCCGGCTGTTCGATGTGCCTGGGCATGAACCCGGACACGCTCAAGCCGGGGCAGCGGTCGGCCTCCACCTCCAACCGCAACTTCGAGGGCCGGCAGGGCCGGGGCGGGCGTACGCACCTCGTCTCACCGCCCGTCGCCGCCGCCACCGCCGTCGTGGGACGCCTCGCCGCCCCCTCCGACCTGAACTGA
- the leuD gene encoding 3-isopropylmalate dehydratase small subunit — MEKIIVHTGTAIPLRRSNVDTDQIIPAVYLKRVTRTGFEDGLFSAWREDPEFVLNNPAYAGASVLIAGPEFGTGSSREHAVWALNDYGFRVVISPRFGDIFRGNSLKQGLLTIELPADAVEQLWARTEADPTATVTVDLESLTVTAGDLSWAFELDPFARWRIMEGLDDIGLTLRNEAAITEFETHRNAFSPKVAV, encoded by the coding sequence ATGGAGAAAATCATCGTTCACACCGGCACGGCGATCCCGCTGCGCCGATCCAACGTGGACACGGATCAGATCATCCCGGCGGTCTACCTCAAGCGGGTGACCCGGACTGGATTCGAGGACGGGCTCTTCAGCGCCTGGCGTGAGGACCCGGAGTTCGTGCTCAACAACCCGGCCTACGCGGGGGCCTCCGTGCTCATCGCCGGGCCGGAGTTCGGCACCGGCTCGTCCCGGGAGCACGCCGTCTGGGCGCTCAACGACTACGGGTTCCGGGTCGTCATCTCGCCCCGTTTCGGTGACATCTTCCGTGGCAACTCCCTCAAGCAGGGTCTGCTCACGATCGAGCTGCCGGCCGACGCGGTGGAGCAGCTGTGGGCGCGGACCGAGGCCGACCCGACCGCCACGGTCACCGTGGACCTGGAGTCGCTCACGGTCACCGCGGGCGACCTGTCGTGGGCCTTCGAGCTGGATCCGTTTGCCCGCTGGCGCATCATGGAGGGCCTCGACGACATCGGACTGACGCTGCGCAACGAGGCGGCGATCACCGAGTTCGAGACCCACCGCAACGCGTTCAGCCCCAAGGTCGCCGTCTAG
- a CDS encoding HU family DNA-binding protein — protein MNKAELVEALAARLGDKKTAAAALDAIITEIQTAVTKGDKVSLTGFGVFEKRARAARTARNPRTGEAVKVPKTSVPAFRAGAAFKETVASGKGAASPAKKAAAKKAAPAKKSVAKSAPAKKTAAKSAPANKAVTKKATPAAKATKAATKSATKAAPAKKVTVAAAKAAPAKKVATKAAAAVPAKKAPAAKKVVAAPAKAAAAKKAPARKR, from the coding sequence GTGAACAAGGCCGAGCTCGTCGAGGCGCTCGCCGCCCGGTTGGGGGATAAGAAGACCGCCGCCGCAGCGCTCGACGCCATCATCACCGAGATCCAGACCGCCGTGACCAAGGGCGACAAGGTGTCGCTGACCGGCTTCGGTGTCTTCGAGAAGCGGGCGCGCGCCGCGCGGACCGCACGCAATCCGCGTACGGGTGAGGCGGTCAAGGTTCCGAAGACCTCGGTTCCCGCGTTCCGCGCGGGCGCCGCCTTCAAGGAGACCGTGGCGAGCGGCAAGGGCGCGGCGTCGCCCGCGAAGAAGGCCGCCGCGAAGAAGGCCGCACCGGCGAAGAAGTCGGTCGCCAAGTCGGCGCCCGCCAAGAAGACGGCTGCCAAGTCCGCACCCGCGAACAAGGCCGTGACCAAGAAGGCGACCCCGGCGGCGAAGGCCACCAAGGCCGCAACCAAGTCTGCCACCAAGGCCGCTCCGGCCAAGAAGGTGACCGTGGCGGCGGCCAAGGCTGCTCCGGCCAAGAAGGTCGCCACCAAGGCTGCGGCTGCTGTTCCGGCCAAGAAGGCTCCGGCCGCCAAGAAGGTCGTGGCTGCTCCTGCCAAGGCTGCGGCGGCGAAGAAGGCTCCTGCTCGGAAGCGTTAG
- a CDS encoding CHAD domain-containing protein has translation MPGPTAAAVLVESLTRSVGQLHSPRVPPGDTLAHRLRVASRRLRSTLRTFEPLLDPHWSTPVRTGLRDLADALGPARDAEVLLERLADHQLTGTEEIARKLRQTKDHADAAAAAYLASEPHHALLARLAEPIPFLRVAHFSAAAILPPLLAKPWQRLTSRARTIRPHDPVERWHNLRIRTKQARYALEATGFDEALTRALARCQDLLGEHQDANTAADAWRALAADPAVAEALYVREAATAGRLRKAYPRVWKRCENRELTAILDPHR, from the coding sequence ATGCCCGGACCCACCGCTGCAGCCGTCCTGGTCGAGTCCCTGACCCGCTCGGTCGGCCAACTCCACTCGCCCCGGGTCCCGCCCGGCGACACCCTGGCGCACCGGCTGCGGGTCGCCTCCCGCCGATTGCGCTCCACCCTGCGCACCTTCGAGCCCCTGCTGGACCCCCACTGGTCCACCCCGGTAAGGACCGGCTTACGCGACCTCGCCGACGCCCTCGGCCCCGCCCGAGACGCCGAGGTCCTCCTCGAACGCCTCGCCGACCACCAGCTCACGGGCACCGAGGAGATCGCCCGAAAGCTCCGGCAGACCAAGGACCACGCCGACGCCGCAGCCGCCGCGTACCTGGCGTCGGAGCCCCACCACGCGCTCCTGGCGAGGCTGGCGGAGCCGATTCCCTTCCTCCGCGTCGCCCACTTCAGCGCCGCCGCGATCCTGCCACCGCTGCTCGCCAAGCCCTGGCAGCGCCTGACGAGCCGGGCCAGGACGATCCGGCCGCACGACCCGGTGGAGCGCTGGCACAATCTGCGCATCCGCACCAAGCAGGCCCGCTACGCCCTGGAGGCGACCGGCTTCGACGAGGCCCTCACCCGGGCCCTCGCCAGGTGTCAGGACCTCCTTGGCGAGCACCAGGACGCCAACACGGCCGCGGACGCCTGGCGGGCACTGGCAGCCGATCCCGCGGTCGCCGAAGCCCTGTACGTACGGGAGGCGGCCACGGCCGGGAGGCTGCGCAAGGCGTACCCCCGGGTCTGGAAACGCTGCGAGAACCGCGAGCTGACCGCGATCCTCGACCCCCACCGGTAA
- a CDS encoding RNA degradosome polyphosphate kinase has product MVRQPVPVTGTGRTPGRPRRIGSGQKPTIGDPPTPVTVQDEEMAKATPPSKPLPETVVTPELPEGRFFNREISWLDFNARVLALAEDARTPLLERAKFLAIFATNLDEFFMVRIAALQRRVQTGLPVRGADRLPPRQQVDHVAEATTELVARHAACFADQVGPLLAQQGIVIERWENLTSAERDRLATYFHDHVFPVLTPLAVDPAHPFPYISGLSLNLAVSLRDPEKEGELFARVKVPANVPRLVALTPGRFLPVEALIAVHLAQLFPGVAIVEQHLFRVTRNAEVDLDEDRDEDLLQALERELARRRFGLPVRLEVAEHMSEHLLETLIRELDVQPRAVQRVPGLLDLSGLWQVYNETDRPDLKDKIFAPATHPRLRDGERSVFSVLRDGDILVHHPYHSFSTSVQRFIEQAAIDPHVLAIKLTLYRTSGDSPIVDALVDAAEAGKQVVVVVEVKARFDEWANIGWARTLERAGCHVVYGLVGLKTHAKIALVVRQEGAVLRRYGHVGTGNYHPKTARLYEDFGLLTADPEVGADLTELFNHLTGYGRPASYRRLLTSPRGVRDGLLELIEAQAAKGDKGLIQFKVNSLVDEPIVDGLYRASQAGTRVDLIVRGMCSLRPGVPGLSETIRVRSILGRFLEHSRVFRFGRGAASQWWLGSADMMRRNLDGRVEAIIRITDKTAVTELSEVFTAALAETTDGFDLGADGVWTRRSSTVEGRLADLQQLLQARSQAV; this is encoded by the coding sequence ATGGTCCGTCAACCTGTGCCGGTGACCGGCACCGGCAGGACCCCTGGACGCCCCCGCAGGATCGGCAGCGGGCAGAAGCCTACGATTGGCGACCCACCGACGCCGGTGACGGTCCAAGATGAGGAGATGGCGAAGGCGACACCTCCCTCGAAACCGCTCCCGGAGACTGTCGTGACCCCGGAACTGCCCGAGGGGCGGTTCTTCAACCGCGAGATCTCCTGGCTCGACTTCAACGCGCGCGTGCTGGCGCTCGCCGAGGATGCCCGGACACCGCTGCTGGAGCGGGCGAAGTTCCTCGCCATCTTCGCCACCAACCTCGACGAGTTCTTCATGGTCCGCATCGCCGCGCTGCAGCGGCGGGTGCAGACCGGCCTGCCGGTCCGCGGCGCCGACCGGCTGCCGCCGCGCCAGCAGGTCGACCACGTCGCCGAGGCGACGACCGAGCTGGTGGCACGGCACGCCGCCTGCTTCGCCGACCAGGTCGGACCGCTCCTGGCGCAGCAGGGCATCGTCATCGAGCGCTGGGAGAACCTGACGAGCGCCGAGCGCGACCGCCTCGCGACCTACTTCCACGACCACGTCTTCCCGGTGCTCACCCCGCTCGCGGTGGACCCCGCGCACCCGTTCCCCTATATCTCCGGGCTCTCCCTCAACCTCGCCGTCTCGCTGCGCGACCCGGAGAAGGAGGGCGAGCTCTTCGCCAGGGTCAAGGTTCCGGCGAACGTGCCGCGCCTCGTCGCGCTGACGCCCGGCCGGTTCCTGCCGGTGGAGGCGCTCATCGCGGTGCACCTGGCCCAGCTCTTCCCGGGTGTCGCGATCGTCGAGCAGCACCTCTTCCGGGTCACCCGCAACGCCGAGGTCGATCTCGACGAGGACCGCGACGAGGACCTGCTGCAGGCGCTGGAGCGCGAGCTGGCCCGGCGCCGGTTCGGGCTGCCGGTGCGTCTGGAGGTCGCCGAGCACATGTCGGAGCACCTGCTGGAGACGCTCATCCGCGAGCTCGACGTGCAGCCCCGGGCCGTGCAGCGGGTTCCCGGCCTGCTCGACCTCTCCGGCCTCTGGCAGGTCTACAACGAGACCGACCGGCCCGACCTCAAGGACAAGATCTTCGCCCCGGCGACGCATCCGCGCCTGCGCGACGGCGAACGCAGCGTCTTCAGCGTGCTGCGCGACGGCGACATCCTGGTGCACCACCCCTACCACTCGTTCTCCACGAGCGTGCAGCGCTTCATCGAGCAGGCGGCGATCGACCCGCACGTGCTCGCGATCAAGCTGACCCTCTACCGCACCTCCGGCGACTCCCCGATCGTCGACGCGCTCGTCGACGCCGCCGAGGCGGGCAAGCAGGTCGTCGTCGTGGTCGAGGTGAAGGCGCGCTTCGACGAGTGGGCCAACATCGGGTGGGCGCGCACGCTGGAGCGGGCCGGCTGCCACGTCGTCTACGGCCTGGTCGGCCTGAAAACCCATGCAAAAATCGCCCTGGTGGTACGCCAGGAGGGGGCCGTCCTGCGCCGCTACGGCCACGTCGGCACGGGTAACTACCACCCCAAGACGGCCAGGCTCTATGAGGACTTCGGCCTGCTGACCGCCGATCCCGAGGTCGGCGCGGACCTGACGGAGCTCTTCAACCACCTCACCGGATACGGTCGGCCCGCCTCCTATCGCCGCCTGCTCACCTCGCCCCGGGGTGTCCGGGACGGCTTGCTGGAGCTCATCGAGGCCCAGGCGGCCAAGGGCGACAAGGGGCTCATCCAGTTCAAGGTGAACTCGCTCGTCGACGAGCCGATCGTGGACGGCCTCTACCGGGCGTCGCAGGCGGGAACCCGGGTCGACCTCATCGTCCGGGGCATGTGCTCGCTGCGCCCTGGCGTACCGGGGTTGAGCGAGACGATCCGGGTCCGCTCCATCCTGGGCCGCTTCCTGGAGCACTCCCGCGTCTTCCGCTTCGGCCGGGGCGCCGCCTCGCAGTGGTGGCTCGGCTCCGCCGACATGATGCGCCGGAACCTGGACGGCCGGGTCGAGGCCATCATCAGGATCACCGACAAGACCGCCGTCACCGAGCTCAGCGAGGTCTTCACCGCCGCCCTCGCCGAGACCACGGACGGCTTCGATCTGGGCGCCGACGGCGTCTGGACCCGCCGCTCCTCCACAGTAGAAGGCCGCCTCGCCGACCTCCAGCAGCTGCTCCAGGCCCGCTCGCAAGCGGTCTGA
- a CDS encoding cold-shock protein, giving the protein MQGTVASFEPDTRSGTVLLDDGTPVAFDGAAFAAGGLRLLRVGQRLRLESDGDGNISMVTLPTM; this is encoded by the coding sequence ATGCAGGGCACCGTCGCGAGCTTCGAACCGGACACCCGCAGCGGCACCGTGCTGCTCGACGACGGCACGCCGGTCGCCTTCGACGGCGCCGCGTTCGCCGCGGGCGGTCTGCGGCTGCTCCGCGTCGGCCAGCGACTGCGGCTGGAGAGTGACGGCGACGGAAACATCAGCATGGTGACGCTGCCCACCATGTAA
- the cofC gene encoding 2-phospho-L-lactate guanylyltransferase: MTWTVVVPLKSLADGKSRLRGAAPHLDHDRLVLALAVGTVEAALKASEVGRVVVVTGDAEASSVLGAMGAEITADPGGGLNAAIRAAANTETGPVAALLGDVGALVPVELDAALAAGSAYPRWFVADAEGTGTVLLGAVRGDRLEPRFGPGSAAAHAGSGATALTGDWPTLRHDVDTPADLARARMLGLDL, encoded by the coding sequence GTGACGTGGACGGTGGTGGTGCCGCTGAAATCGCTCGCCGACGGCAAGTCGCGGCTGCGCGGGGCGGCACCGCACCTGGACCACGACCGGCTCGTCCTGGCGCTGGCGGTCGGCACCGTCGAGGCGGCGTTGAAGGCGTCCGAGGTCGGCCGGGTCGTCGTGGTGACCGGGGACGCGGAAGCTTCGAGCGTGCTCGGTGCGATGGGTGCGGAGATCACGGCCGACCCCGGTGGCGGGCTCAACGCCGCGATCCGGGCCGCCGCCAACACCGAGACCGGGCCCGTGGCGGCGCTCCTCGGCGACGTGGGCGCCCTGGTCCCGGTCGAGCTGGACGCGGCACTGGCGGCGGGGTCGGCGTACCCCCGGTGGTTCGTCGCCGACGCCGAGGGGACGGGGACCGTGCTGCTGGGCGCGGTGCGCGGGGACCGGTTGGAGCCGAGGTTCGGACCTGGCTCGGCGGCGGCGCACGCGGGCAGCGGCGCGACCGCCCTGACCGGCGACTGGCCGACGCTGCGGCACGACGTGGATACGCCGGCGGACCTGGCCCGGGCCCGGATGCTGGGCCTCGACCTGTAG
- a CDS encoding type II toxin-antitoxin system PemK/MazF family toxin, which yields MFWWVVGILVVALAAVYVVARLRKGAPSGGRRPVPRPPSKRPPTKPVEKGPTTGPQPGEIWWADVPYEDGTGHKVRPCLVVRNGRSVIEVLKITSQDQSDRQDHVRITTKTWDPNADHDSYLDLTDPIPVQVAAFEDRAGTLDAPTWQKVRKLHSL from the coding sequence ATGTTCTGGTGGGTTGTGGGAATCCTCGTCGTGGCGCTCGCCGCCGTTTATGTGGTCGCTCGGCTCCGCAAGGGGGCTCCGTCGGGTGGACGCCGCCCGGTGCCGAGGCCGCCGTCGAAGCGGCCGCCGACGAAGCCGGTCGAGAAGGGGCCGACGACCGGCCCGCAGCCGGGGGAGATCTGGTGGGCCGACGTGCCTTACGAGGACGGCACCGGCCACAAGGTGCGGCCCTGCCTCGTGGTGCGCAACGGACGCAGCGTCATCGAGGTACTCAAGATCACTAGTCAGGACCAGAGCGATCGGCAGGACCACGTGCGGATCACCACGAAGACGTGGGACCCCAACGCCGATCACGACAGCTACCTCGACCTGACCGACCCGATCCCGGTGCAGGTGGCGGCGTTCGAGGACAGGGCCGGGACCCTGGATGCGCCCACGTGGCAGAAGGTACGCAAGCTCCACTCGCTCTAG